The following DNA comes from Triticum aestivum cultivar Chinese Spring chromosome 3D, IWGSC CS RefSeq v2.1, whole genome shotgun sequence.
AGCCGCCGACCACGAGgaacgcgcggccgtcctcctccgcgaacagcaggCGGCGCGGCTCGGACACGGGCACCTCGAGCTGGAGCACCTTGCTGTACTGAACAACGTGCACGGGCATGGAATGGACGGCGCTGAGATGGTGGGGGAGCGCAGGCGGCGGGCCTTCGAAGCCGCAGCCGGGCACCGGGCACCTGCAGGGCGCGAGCGGGCACGCGCTCTTGTGGTCTTCGAGCTTGTGGTAGGTGACCTGGCGGCCGCAGCCGTGGTGGTCGCACTTCATCCTGGCCGAGGAGACGAAGGCGTCCACAAAGGGGCAGccgtggaagtcgccgccgaggtcGCACCTCTGGCACTGCTTCCAGGGGAGCTTGGTGACGCAGCTGCCGCAAGCCAGGTGCCCGCCTTTGCACTAGACAGATCGAGGGAGGGAAGTAAGAGAATACTAAAATCCGTGCGTGCAGCTGCTGCTAGATTCGATTCAGTTCATGGGATGTTCAATCATGGTAGAAATTGCTCTACTGCACCAACCTGGAAGACGGGAGGCTTGAAGGGGGAGGAGCAGATGGGGCAGTCGAGCATGTTGGCCTCAATCCTCACGGTGGCCTCCGTCCTCCTCGTGCCGTGTCCCGACGCCTCAACGAttgcgccgccaccacctcctcttcCTTGGGCTCCTTCATTATGCACAACGATTTCTTGCTTCACCGGGACATTGAGATTGGGCAGCTCCATCTCCATGGCCGAACTAGCAGCCTGCGTTCGCCTGGAACAaacctctctctctgtctctccggTGAACGGCTGAAAGATAAGACCGGAGGAGGAAGGATGAGACTCTGAGAAAGACAGCAAGCGCACGGCACAGTAAAGGAGCAAGCAGCTGAGTTAATGTGACACCCAAAGTTGCAACAGTCAAAGAGCAAAACGAACCATCATAAATTTGGTGTTGCCTGCTTGGTCCTTGGCAGGTGGGGAAGATAGTACTACAGTGAACAGACTAAAGTGTTTTGAAGCCGAAGCTCTATACTCCCTCTGTGTAATAATGTACTAGTACGCGTA
Coding sequences within:
- the LOC123073650 gene encoding putative E3 ubiquitin-protein ligase SINA-like 6, with the protein product MEMELPNLNVPVKQEIVVHNEGAQGRGGGGGAIVEASGHGTRRTEATVRIEANMLDCPICSSPFKPPVFQCKGGHLACGSCVTKLPWKQCQRCDLGGDFHGCPFVDAFVSSARMKCDHHGCGRQVTYHKLEDHKSACPLAPCRCPVPGCGFEGPPPALPHHLSAVHSMPVHVVQYSKVLQLEVPVSEPRRLLFAEEDGRAFLVVGGSLGLGVPIALSVVCIRAGASPPPHYVAKVWANGPPVANDRTDTVRADIQVTSSKEPGTVAVEELTFLTVPHKLLAGAGPSRTVSLHVRIDKITS